Proteins from a single region of Punica granatum isolate Tunisia-2019 chromosome 8, ASM765513v2, whole genome shotgun sequence:
- the LOC116215914 gene encoding chlorophyll a-b binding protein 6A, chloroplastic, with translation MASNTLMSCGIATSAFPSVLSSSKSRFATSIPLQCSATSSGSRFSMSADWMPGQPRPPYLDGSAPGDFGFDPLRLGEVPENLERFKESELIHCRWAMLAVPGILVPEALGLGNWVQAQEWAAKPGGQATYLGNPVPWGFLPTILVIEFLSIAFVEHQRSMEKDPEKKKYPGGAFDPLGYSKDPVKFEEYKVKEIKNGRLALLAFVGFCVQQSAYPGTGPLENLATHLADPWHNNIGDVIIPGTLSP, from the exons ATGGCTTCGAACACACTGATGAGCTGCGGCATAGCCACCTCGGCCTTCCCCTCGGTCCTCTCCTCCTCCAAGTCGAGGTTCGCCACCTCGATTCCGCTCCAATGCTCCGCCACCAGCTCGGGTTCCCGCTTCTCCATGTCCGCGGACTGGATGCCCGGTCAGCCCCGGCCACCCTACCTTGACGGCTCGGCTCCCGG TGACTTCGGATTCGACCCGCTTCGGCTCGGAGAAGTTCCCGAAAACCTCGAGAGGTTCAAGGAATCCGAACTCATCCACTGCAGATGGGCCATGCTTGCCGTT CCGGGGATATTGGTTCCGGAGGCCCTGGGCCTAGGCAACTGGGTGCAGGCTCAGGAGTGGGCCGCTAAGCCAGGAGGCCAGGCTACCTACTTGGGCAACCCGGTCCCCTGGGGCTTTCTCCCCACCATCTTGGTGATCGAGTTCCTGTCCATTGCCTTCGTCGAGCACCAAAGGAGCATGGAGAAGGACCCCGAGAAGAAGAAGTACCCCGGCGGCGCCTTCGACCCCTTGGGCTACTCCAAGGACCCTGTCAAGTTCGAGGAGTACAAGGTCAAGGAGATCAAGAACG GTCGATTGGCGTTGTTGGCATTCGTGGGTTTCTGCGTACAGCAATCAGCCTACCCGGGCACGGGACCTCTCGAGAACTTGGCGACTCACTTGGCTGACCCATGGCACAACAACATCGGGGACGTCATCATCCCCGGAACCCTTTCGCCCTGA